The Lacipirellula parvula genome window below encodes:
- a CDS encoding DUF1559 domain-containing protein: MAFKRKRAFTLVELLVVIAIIGVLIALLLPAVQAAREAARRTECVNHLKQLGLSLLNFEAAQQTFPAGYLSDRAADPNPDPSTWDAAPGWGWGALLLPYLEQASLRSQAPLDQPLWRPEYRDLVTTKLPGFLCPSATGGSDAFVVVDESGSPLVKDGRELELARSHYVASHGQESCWGGMSGPSGGFDGDTSRIADGPFYRNSKVRIKDVSDGLTNTVFLGEHTSLLSDKTWVGAVPGAFVHPKLDSPDNAPESAATLVFAHSGPAAGERDALGNPIIHPPNFPTLHVCQMQSEHPGGANLMMGDASVQFIADGVHLETYAAMTSIAEEEVVDAPF; the protein is encoded by the coding sequence ATGGCGTTCAAACGAAAACGGGCCTTCACGCTGGTCGAACTATTGGTCGTTATCGCCATCATCGGCGTGCTGATCGCGTTGCTGCTGCCGGCGGTGCAAGCCGCCCGCGAGGCCGCCCGCCGCACCGAATGCGTCAATCACCTCAAGCAACTCGGCCTCTCGCTCCTCAACTTTGAAGCCGCCCAGCAAACGTTCCCCGCCGGCTACCTCTCCGATCGCGCCGCCGATCCGAACCCCGATCCCTCGACCTGGGACGCCGCCCCCGGTTGGGGTTGGGGCGCGTTGTTGCTCCCGTACCTAGAACAAGCCTCGTTGCGCTCGCAGGCCCCGCTCGATCAGCCGCTCTGGCGACCCGAGTACCGCGACCTCGTCACGACAAAACTCCCCGGGTTCCTCTGTCCTTCGGCCACCGGCGGCAGCGATGCGTTCGTCGTCGTCGACGAATCGGGCAGCCCGCTCGTCAAGGATGGCCGCGAACTCGAACTCGCCCGCTCGCACTACGTCGCCAGCCACGGCCAAGAATCGTGTTGGGGCGGCATGTCGGGCCCCAGCGGCGGCTTCGACGGTGACACGTCGCGCATCGCCGACGGTCCCTTCTATCGTAACTCGAAGGTGCGGATCAAAGACGTCAGCGACGGGCTCACGAACACCGTCTTCCTCGGCGAGCATACGTCGCTGCTCAGCGATAAGACCTGGGTCGGCGCCGTGCCCGGGGCGTTCGTTCATCCAAAGCTCGACTCGCCCGACAACGCCCCCGAATCGGCCGCGACGCTCGTCTTCGCCCACAGCGGCCCCGCCGCCGGCGAACGCGACGCCCTCGGCAACCCGATTATCCACCCGCCGAATTTTCCCACGCTCCATGTCTGCCAAATGCAGTCGGAACACCCCGGCGGCGCCAACCTGATGATGGGCGACGCCTCAGTGCAGTTCATCGCCGACGGCGTCCACCTGGAAACCTACGCCGCGATGACCAGCATCGCCGAAGAGGAGGTCGTCGATGCACCGTTCTAG
- a CDS encoding metal ABC transporter solute-binding protein, Zn/Mn family produces the protein MTINCRWFTWCALILVSATGCSESSSTHEGDAHDAPAAKAHKFSGEHPLKIVATTGPVTEMVRRVGGDHVTVEGLMGPGVDPHLYSPVAADVRKLSDADAIVYNGLHLEGRMADLFQKMSRNKATFAVTAGLEARHDTRLRATPAFDGLYDPHIWHDPTIWADCAADVAHELGEFDPAHAADYQKNAAAYAEELKAVDQFCREQIARIPADRRVLVTAHDAFSYFGKRYGVEVFGLKGISTEEEKDLKHQEEVQRMLLERKIPAVFVESAVAPRMVASLVEPCRAQGLDLQIGGELYADALGAPDSDAADYGGMIRHNAKTIADALSREKAGE, from the coding sequence ATGACAATTAACTGTAGATGGTTCACTTGGTGCGCGCTCATTCTGGTCAGCGCGACTGGCTGTAGCGAGTCGTCCTCAACCCACGAGGGCGACGCGCATGACGCGCCTGCCGCCAAGGCTCACAAGTTTTCCGGCGAGCACCCGCTAAAAATTGTCGCCACCACCGGCCCCGTCACCGAAATGGTCCGCCGCGTCGGCGGCGATCACGTCACGGTCGAAGGCCTCATGGGCCCCGGCGTCGATCCTCATCTCTACAGCCCCGTCGCCGCCGACGTGCGCAAGCTCTCCGACGCCGACGCGATCGTCTACAACGGCCTCCATCTCGAAGGCCGCATGGCCGACCTGTTCCAGAAGATGTCGCGCAACAAGGCGACCTTCGCGGTGACCGCCGGCCTCGAAGCTCGCCACGACACTCGCCTGCGCGCGACCCCCGCGTTCGACGGCCTCTACGATCCCCATATCTGGCACGACCCCACGATCTGGGCCGACTGCGCCGCAGACGTCGCCCACGAACTCGGCGAGTTCGACCCCGCCCACGCCGCCGACTATCAAAAGAACGCCGCCGCCTACGCTGAAGAACTCAAAGCGGTTGACCAATTCTGCCGCGAGCAGATCGCCCGCATCCCCGCCGACCGCCGCGTGCTCGTCACCGCACACGACGCCTTTAGCTACTTCGGCAAGCGCTACGGCGTCGAAGTCTTCGGCCTCAAAGGGATCAGCACCGAAGAAGAGAAGGACCTCAAGCACCAGGAAGAGGTCCAGCGGATGCTCCTCGAGCGAAAGATCCCCGCGGTCTTCGTCGAGTCGGCCGTCGCTCCGCGGATGGTCGCCTCGCTCGTTGAACCATGCCGCGCCCAGGGCCTCGACCTACAAATCGGCGGCGAACTCTACGCCGACGCCCTCGGCGCCCCCGATAGCGACGCCGCCGACTATGGTGGTATGATTCGGCATAACGCCAAAACGATTGCCGACGCCCTCAGTCGCGAGAAGGCAGGTGAGTAG
- a CDS encoding metal ABC transporter ATP-binding protein, producing MPQVALEIHDMTVAYHRRPVLWDVDLQVPEGKLVGVIGPNGAGKTTLIKAVLGLVPLASGKVEIYGQPYEDQRKLVGYVPQRESVDWDFPVTVRDVVLMGTYGRLGWFRRPRRPERELAEHCLEQVGMASFARRQIRQLSGGQQQRVFLARALAEQAQVYFLDEPFAGVDAATESAIVDLLQSMRSAGKTVFVVHHDLQTVREYFDWVILLNMRLVACGAVSDTFTPENMQKTYGGRLTILEEAAEAMRNREPVR from the coding sequence ATGCCGCAAGTCGCCCTCGAAATTCACGACATGACCGTCGCCTACCACCGTCGACCGGTGCTGTGGGACGTCGACCTTCAAGTCCCCGAGGGCAAACTGGTCGGCGTCATCGGCCCCAACGGCGCCGGCAAGACGACGCTCATCAAAGCGGTGCTCGGCCTCGTCCCCCTCGCCAGCGGCAAGGTCGAAATCTACGGCCAGCCCTACGAAGACCAACGCAAGCTCGTCGGCTACGTGCCGCAGCGCGAATCGGTCGATTGGGATTTCCCCGTCACCGTCCGCGACGTCGTGCTGATGGGCACCTACGGCCGGCTTGGTTGGTTCCGTCGCCCGCGTCGCCCGGAACGCGAACTCGCGGAGCATTGCCTCGAACAAGTCGGCATGGCCTCGTTCGCCCGCCGGCAGATTCGCCAACTCTCCGGCGGGCAACAGCAGCGGGTCTTCCTCGCCCGCGCGCTTGCCGAGCAAGCCCAAGTCTATTTCCTCGACGAACCCTTCGCCGGCGTCGACGCCGCCACCGAGTCGGCGATCGTCGACTTGCTGCAGTCGATGCGCTCCGCCGGCAAAACGGTCTTCGTCGTCCATCACGATTTGCAAACCGTCCGCGAATACTTCGATTGGGTGATCTTGCTCAACATGCGGCTCGTCGCGTGCGGCGCCGTGAGCGACACGTTCACCCCCGAGAACATGCAAAAGACCTACGGCGGCCGACTGACGATCCTCGAGGAGGCGGCCGAAGCGATGCGCAACCGCGAGCCCGTGCGATGA